One Alnus glutinosa chromosome 3, dhAlnGlut1.1, whole genome shotgun sequence genomic region harbors:
- the LOC133863893 gene encoding MLO-like protein 2 isoform X2 codes for MAKAEKERTMEETSTWAVAAVCFVLLAISIFIEYIIHAIGKWLKDKQKRPLYEALEKIKAELMLLGFISLLLTVLQDPISDICIPKSVGATWHPCKNVKSGTTKKDPKDSENSTHGRKLLQFLDSNFSARRKLATKGDYKCTRKGKVAFMSAYAIHQLHVFIFVLAVSHVVFCILTLALGRIKMKGWKVWENETRTPEYRYQNDRERFRFARETSFGRRHLDYWSKSTFSLWVVCFFRQFFRSVTKVDYITLRYGFIMVLLLVGTKLQVNITKMGLRIQERADVIKGMPVVQPGDDLFWFGRPRFLLLLIHFVLFQNAFQLAFLAWSVFEFGKNSCFHERSEYIFIRLSMGVIIQVLCSYVTFPLYALVTQMGTSMKPTIFNDRVATALRSWHGMARKKSKHSHHHSETNSPFSSMPPSPTHGRTSPVHLLHNYQRSSLRSLHTSPIRQSNVDQNMHEINVSPSDFTFRRDDQ; via the exons ATGGCCAAGGCCGAGAAGGAACGTACAATGGAGGAAACTTCAACGTGGGCAGTTGCGGCGGTGTGCTTCGTGTTGCTTGCCATTTCAATCTTCATTGAATATATTATTCACGCTATTGGAAAG tggctaaaagacaaacaaaagagACCTCTTTACGAAGCGCTTGAAAAGATCAAAGCAG AGCTTATGCTGTTGGGATTCATATCCTTGCTCCTAACAGTTTTACAAGATCCCATTTCTGATATATGTATACCCAAGAGTGTTGGAGCCACTTGGCATCCCTGTAAAAATGTGAAGAGTGGGACAACTAAGAAAGATCCCAAAGATTCTGAGAATAGTACACATGGTCGGAAACTGCTCCAATTTTTGGATTCTAACTTCAGTGCCCGTCGAAAATTGGCAACAAAAGGAGACTACAAATGCACAAGAAAG GGAAAAGTGGCCTTCATGTCTGCGTATGCGATTCACCAGCTCCATGTGTTCATCTTTGTGTTGGCCGTTTCTCATGTGGTGTTTTGCATACTCACTCTGGCTTTGGGCAGAATCAAG ATGAAAGGATGGAAGGTTTGGGAGAACGAAACAAGGACGCCTGAATATCGATACCAAAACG ATCGCGAGAGGTTTAGGTTTGCAAGGGAAACATCATTTGGGAGAAGGCATTTGGACTACTGGAGCAAGTCAACGTTTTCTCTTTGGGTG GTGTGTTTCTTCAGACAATTCTTCAGATCAGTTACCAAGGTTGATTACATTACACTGAGATATGGATTTATCATG GTACTGCTCTTGGTGGGGACAAAGCTACAAGTGAACATTACAAAAATGGGGCTAAGAATTCAAGAGAGAGCAGATGTGATTAAGGGTATGCCTGTGGTACAGCCAGGTGATGACCTCTTCTGGTTTGGACGCCCTCGattccttctccttctcattCACTTTGTTCTCTTTCAG AATGCATTTCAACTGGCCTTCTTGGCGTGGAGTGTG TTTgaatttggcaaaaattcttgcTTCCATGAGCGCAGTGAATATATCTTCATCAGACTCTCAATGGG AGTCATCATACAAGTTCTATGCAGTTATGTGACTTTCCCGCTCTATGCTCTAGTGACTCAG ATGGGGACTTCCATGAAACCCACCATTTTCAATGATCGAGTGGCGACAGCATTAAGAAGCTGGCATGGCATGGCGAGAAAGAAATCTAAGCATAGCCATCATCATTCAGAGACAAATTCACCATTTTCAAGTATGCCACCCAGTCCCACGCACGGCAGGACGTCCCCAGTTCACCTCTTGCATAACTATCAGCGCAGCAGCCTCCGCAGCTTGCACACATCTCCGATCAGACAGTCCAATGTTGATCAGAATATGCATGAAATCAACGTTAGTCCATCGGATTTCACTTTTCGCAGAGATGATCAATAA
- the LOC133863893 gene encoding MLO-like protein 12 isoform X1, whose protein sequence is MAKAEKERTMEETSTWAVAAVCFVLLAISIFIEYIIHAIGKWLKDKQKRPLYEALEKIKAELMLLGFISLLLTVLQDPISDICIPKSVGATWHPCKNVKSGTTKKDPKDSENSTHGRKLLQFLDSNFSARRKLATKGDYKCTRKGKVAFMSAYAIHQLHVFIFVLAVSHVVFCILTLALGRIKMKGWKVWENETRTPEYRYQNDRERFRFARETSFGRRHLDYWSKSTFSLWVVCFFRQFFRSVTKVDYITLRYGFIMAHLAPDNETTFDFQKYIKRSLEEDFKYVVGISPVIWGFAVLSLLSNVHGWRSHLWLPFLPLIVLLLVGTKLQVNITKMGLRIQERADVIKGMPVVQPGDDLFWFGRPRFLLLLIHFVLFQNAFQLAFLAWSVFEFGKNSCFHERSEYIFIRLSMGVIIQVLCSYVTFPLYALVTQMGTSMKPTIFNDRVATALRSWHGMARKKSKHSHHHSETNSPFSSMPPSPTHGRTSPVHLLHNYQRSSLRSLHTSPIRQSNVDQNMHEINVSPSDFTFRRDDQ, encoded by the exons ATGGCCAAGGCCGAGAAGGAACGTACAATGGAGGAAACTTCAACGTGGGCAGTTGCGGCGGTGTGCTTCGTGTTGCTTGCCATTTCAATCTTCATTGAATATATTATTCACGCTATTGGAAAG tggctaaaagacaaacaaaagagACCTCTTTACGAAGCGCTTGAAAAGATCAAAGCAG AGCTTATGCTGTTGGGATTCATATCCTTGCTCCTAACAGTTTTACAAGATCCCATTTCTGATATATGTATACCCAAGAGTGTTGGAGCCACTTGGCATCCCTGTAAAAATGTGAAGAGTGGGACAACTAAGAAAGATCCCAAAGATTCTGAGAATAGTACACATGGTCGGAAACTGCTCCAATTTTTGGATTCTAACTTCAGTGCCCGTCGAAAATTGGCAACAAAAGGAGACTACAAATGCACAAGAAAG GGAAAAGTGGCCTTCATGTCTGCGTATGCGATTCACCAGCTCCATGTGTTCATCTTTGTGTTGGCCGTTTCTCATGTGGTGTTTTGCATACTCACTCTGGCTTTGGGCAGAATCAAG ATGAAAGGATGGAAGGTTTGGGAGAACGAAACAAGGACGCCTGAATATCGATACCAAAACG ATCGCGAGAGGTTTAGGTTTGCAAGGGAAACATCATTTGGGAGAAGGCATTTGGACTACTGGAGCAAGTCAACGTTTTCTCTTTGGGTG GTGTGTTTCTTCAGACAATTCTTCAGATCAGTTACCAAGGTTGATTACATTACACTGAGATATGGATTTATCATG GCACATTTGGCACCCGACAATGAAACAACGtttgattttcaaaaatacaTCAAGAGATCACTCGAAGAAGATTTTAAATACGTGGTCGGGATCAG TCCAGTCATATGGGGCTTTGCAGTGTTATCCCTACTGTCCAACGTACATG GATGGCGTTCTCATCTATGGCTACCATTTCTCCCATTGATT GTACTGCTCTTGGTGGGGACAAAGCTACAAGTGAACATTACAAAAATGGGGCTAAGAATTCAAGAGAGAGCAGATGTGATTAAGGGTATGCCTGTGGTACAGCCAGGTGATGACCTCTTCTGGTTTGGACGCCCTCGattccttctccttctcattCACTTTGTTCTCTTTCAG AATGCATTTCAACTGGCCTTCTTGGCGTGGAGTGTG TTTgaatttggcaaaaattcttgcTTCCATGAGCGCAGTGAATATATCTTCATCAGACTCTCAATGGG AGTCATCATACAAGTTCTATGCAGTTATGTGACTTTCCCGCTCTATGCTCTAGTGACTCAG ATGGGGACTTCCATGAAACCCACCATTTTCAATGATCGAGTGGCGACAGCATTAAGAAGCTGGCATGGCATGGCGAGAAAGAAATCTAAGCATAGCCATCATCATTCAGAGACAAATTCACCATTTTCAAGTATGCCACCCAGTCCCACGCACGGCAGGACGTCCCCAGTTCACCTCTTGCATAACTATCAGCGCAGCAGCCTCCGCAGCTTGCACACATCTCCGATCAGACAGTCCAATGTTGATCAGAATATGCATGAAATCAACGTTAGTCCATCGGATTTCACTTTTCGCAGAGATGATCAATAA